The Candidatus Hydrogenedentota bacterium DNA window TCGGTATGGAACTGGTTGCGGCCGTAGTCCTCATCGTGCCGCCCCTCGCGCGCCGCATTTCCTTTCTCAACGTGGCTTGCGTGCTGTCGATCGTAGGAATCTGGATCGAGAAGGGCATGGGACTGATCGTACCGGGTTTCGTGCCCACGCCTCTTGGAAACATCGTGGAATATGCCCCCAGCCTCAATGAAGCAATGGTGTGTGTGGGTATTTGGGCATTTGGGCTACTGCTGTTCTCGTGGATGTTGCACATCGCCATACCAATCATGTCGGGCGAGTTCCGGCACGAAACGGCGGAAACGCGCGCCTGATCGGCGGCATACAGGATCGGGAGGAATCGGAATGCGCAAGATGATGGGGTTCAAATGGGCCGTGGCGGCAGCGTTGTGGACGCTTGCAGCGGCCGCGTGGCCGGAGACCGTGGCAGGAGCCGGCTACATGCTGCCCGAACTCTCCGCGGAATCCAAGGCGTGCGCGGAGTGCCACAAGAAGGAGAGCCCGGCTATCTACGAGCAATGGGGCTCCAGCAAACACTTCCGGGGCAACATCGGCTGCATGGAATGCCACCGTGCGGAACCGGACGATCCGGATGCCTGGGTTCACGAAGGCCAGACCATCTCGGTCATCGTCAGCCCGCGCGACTGCGCCCGCTGCCACCCGCGCGAGGTCGAAGAGTTTACGGCGTCGCATCACTCCAAGGCGGCGCGCATCCTTGGTTCTCTCGACAACACCCTTGCAGAGGTTGTCGAAGGAAACCGCGGCTTCATGACGGAAGCTTTCCCGGAAGGCGTTTCCGCGGCGGCGGTGAACGGGTGCTGGCAATGCCACGGTACGGAAGTGAAAGTGCTGCCCGGCGGAAAGCTCGATCCCGCGACGTGGCCGAACACGGGTATCGGCCGCATCAATCCGGACGGGTCAGAAGGCTCGTGCTCCGCTTGCCACTCCCGGCACGGATTCTCCGTGGAGCAAGTGCGCCAGCCCGAGAACTGCGGCAAATGCCACATGGGTCCTGACCATCCCCAGATCGAGATCTACACGGAATCCAAGCACGGCATCGCGTTCCGCGCCAACATCGACAAGATGAACCTGGGCAACGCCAAATGGGTGGTCGGCGAAGACTATAGCGCTGCCCCAACCTGCGCGACGTGCCACATGAGCGCCACGAAGAAGCTTCCCGTTACCCACGACGTAGGGACGCGAATCAGTTGGAACAACCGCCCCGCCGTGTCGGTGCGTCCCGAAGTTGCGGACGCAAAACTCGGCCTGCCCGGCAAAGACTTGACGTGGGAGACACGCCGGGCGCAGATGAAAGAGGTCTGCCTCAGTTGCCACAACACGGTCTTCTTCGACAGCTTCTACAAGCAGTACGACGGGCTGATCGAGCTGTACCATGACAAGTTCGCGAAACCCGGCCTGGCGCTCATGGAAGCCGCCAAGCCTCTTCTTAAGCCGGCTGAGTTCTCCAACGAACTCGACTTCGTCTGGTACGAGATTTGGCACCACGAAGGCCGCCGCGCTCGCCACGGCGCTTCGATGATGGGACCTGATATCACTCACTGGCACGGAACCTACGAGGTTGCCAAGCATTTCTATTCGGAGTTCATCCCGCAGTTGGAGCAACTCGCGAAGGAAGGGCAGGAATCCAGCGACGCCGCCCGGCAGAAGGCGGGGCACGATCTTGCCGCAAAACTCGAGGAGGTCCTGAACAGCGAGAATCACAAGTGGTATCTCGACAAGATGACCCCCGAAGAACGTGAAATGCGCAAGAAGCGTCAGGAAGAGTTCAAGGCGCGTTACGAAGGCCAGGGCGCAGGGAAACCCGCGCAATGACAACGGCGCAGACCGAGGCAGGATGCTGCGAAAGCCCGCCGCTGGGTGAGTGTCTCCGAGTACACGCACTCCTTGCCGCGCGGCGGGCCGTGGCCCGGCTTCATTCGCCGTTAAGCGCCGACAACCTAGGCCAATTCCTGTTGGATTCCGCGTGTCTGCGGTACCCGACCACGCTGGAGTTTGACTCGGAAGGACTTGAGTCGAATCAGTTTGCGCAGCCTTTCCTGGAGGAACGCGACGGCGTGCGATGCTGTGTATTGCGCGTGCATCCGCGCTACGAGTCGAATGCCGAAGCGATTCCCTATTTCGTGGCGTACATGGCGGCGGCGATCAACTACGGACCCTTAGCATCGCCGGACTTGTGCGAGGAGTATGGGGCATCGCTCATGGGACTGGAGACCGACGCGTTCTATACGACGCTGCTTGGATGGGTGGACGGCTAACCGTTCCAGCAAATAACGCAAAAAAGAGGGCCTTGTACCGGCAACAATCGATGCTGGCACAAGGCCCAAACGTTTGTGAGCTTACGGCGCGATCACGCCATCTCCGTCGGCATCCGGGAACGGCAGCACGAAGATCTGCTGGCAGTCCTTGCCTGCGTAGGTCTTGACGAGTGCACCCTGACGATCATACGTCGGTACCGGCTTGACGTACGCGAACAACGAACCGTCTTGCGACCAGACCAACTCCGTGCGCGGCGTATCGCCTTGCGGAGTCAGGAAGACCGATTCGCCGAATCGCGGCCCCGGCGTCACGCACGTGACCACGATGCCGCCGTTGCTCGTACACGCGATGGAATTACCCGAGGGGTGCCAACGAAGTCCCGGACCCGCGCCTTTCGGAAGACGGGTGGCTTGCACGGGGCGATTTGCAGGATCCGGGTCTTGATCGGACCCGTGCGACGGAATGATGAAGATTTGGGTGGTTCCGTCATCCGCCTTGCCGTAGTAGGCGATTCGGTCCCCTTGAACCGTGCCGCGAACAACGCCTTCGGCGTGCGTGTGGGTCAAGCGGCGAATGTTCAATCCCTTGGGCGGAGAAGGATAGCGGGTCGCGGACCCGGAGTCGGCCGTGGTGATATCAACACCAGCCGGCACGTCGACTACAAAGAGCGACTCCTCGTAATTGACCCCATCCGCGGCGCGCACCTTGCCGATGAAGGCCCGCATCAGACCGTGCTTGCCTACCCACGAATCTCCGTATGCCTTCTCGATTTCACCGGGCTTCGCCGTACCCATGGGAACCGGTTTCACCAGGACCGCGAAATAACAACGCGCGCCGTTCGGAGCCTTGGCGTTCGCTTCCATGTAACCAATCGTCCGATCGTACTTCGGTAACAGGAAATCGTCGTAGGTGAAGCCAACACGCTTGCCGTCCAGGGTGTACTCGTGCCGGTGCGTGCCACCGCGGTGGGCTCCCGGAAGCGTGTCGCGCGAGGTGTCAATGTCGCGATAGTCCAGCCAGATTCGCGCACCCGAACCATCGGCCTTAACCTGCGCACCCGTGCGGTTGGGCTTGCCATAGGGTCCCCGCGCCGCCACTTCCTCGAGCAAAGGACCGTGAATGAAGACGACTTCGTCAGTGATGGGGGCATACGACACCGCGCCCACTCCCGGAGCCGGTTTCTCGCCCGTGACCGAAGGAGGCGCGTAGAGAACGGTTTCGATACCGGTCGCAATCTCGACCTTCTCGATGCTCAGCGAATTGTCGATTCCCGGCCCCACTTGTTCGCGCGTGTCATAGCACAGAAACCGCATGTCCGGAGAGAAATTGTCGTTGTTGTCCAGGCTAT harbors:
- a CDS encoding hydroxylamine oxidoreductase, giving the protein MLPELSAESKACAECHKKESPAIYEQWGSSKHFRGNIGCMECHRAEPDDPDAWVHEGQTISVIVSPRDCARCHPREVEEFTASHHSKAARILGSLDNTLAEVVEGNRGFMTEAFPEGVSAAAVNGCWQCHGTEVKVLPGGKLDPATWPNTGIGRINPDGSEGSCSACHSRHGFSVEQVRQPENCGKCHMGPDHPQIEIYTESKHGIAFRANIDKMNLGNAKWVVGEDYSAAPTCATCHMSATKKLPVTHDVGTRISWNNRPAVSVRPEVADAKLGLPGKDLTWETRRAQMKEVCLSCHNTVFFDSFYKQYDGLIELYHDKFAKPGLALMEAAKPLLKPAEFSNELDFVWYEIWHHEGRRARHGASMMGPDITHWHGTYEVAKHFYSEFIPQLEQLAKEGQESSDAARQKAGHDLAAKLEEVLNSENHKWYLDKMTPEEREMRKKRQEEFKARYEGQGAGKPAQ
- a CDS encoding DUF3748 domain-containing protein; this translates as MNSTLYAQERQVTYSPNNHSLDNNDNFSPDMRFLCYDTREQVGPGIDNSLSIEKVEIATGIETVLYAPPSVTGEKPAPGVGAVSYAPITDEVVFIHGPLLEEVAARGPYGKPNRTGAQVKADGSGARIWLDYRDIDTSRDTLPGAHRGGTHRHEYTLDGKRVGFTYDDFLLPKYDRTIGYMEANAKAPNGARCYFAVLVKPVPMGTAKPGEIEKAYGDSWVGKHGLMRAFIGKVRAADGVNYEESLFVVDVPAGVDITTADSGSATRYPSPPKGLNIRRLTHTHAEGVVRGTVQGDRIAYYGKADDGTTQIFIIPSHGSDQDPDPANRPVQATRLPKGAGPGLRWHPSGNSIACTSNGGIVVTCVTPGPRFGESVFLTPQGDTPRTELVWSQDGSLFAYVKPVPTYDRQGALVKTYAGKDCQQIFVLPFPDADGDGVIAP